tcagtgatgaagaatccgcctgccaatggagaagaCGCAGATTGGACCCCTGTGCCGGGCAGATAGCCCGCACAGTCTGGCGCTACTGAGCGCGCATGCACTGCCGCGCGAGAGGTCGATCTGATCAGGAGTTCAGCTGGGGGTTTGGAGTTCTTGTTGCTATGGCTGCCGTCTGTGACCCAGCAACCTCACATCTGGGTTCCCTGGCCTTCCCGCAGTGTTGCTTGTCCTTTGCTAGCCTGGCGGCCAGGGCCGAGGGGTTCTCTGTGGCCCCAGCGGGTCTCAGTCTTCGCAGGCGCTGTGGACCTGGACTTGGGGGCGCTGTTGTCTGGTTACCGTTCCCCTCCCCCTGCTGCCCCAGTGGTGGGCGGAGCCTTACTATCCCAGTCCAGAAAGTTTAGCACCCCAACTTCAGggggaaaggtttttttttttctctttttctttcctgtctatAGTGATCTTCACCTGTGCTCTGCGGACTACAGTTTACTCTCCCTGCCCTAGCAGAATAAGGCTTTTGTTCCCTAGGGGGCGGGGCTGCAGCTCCCCTCTGCCAGTCTTGCCTCAATGAGGGACGTTTTCCTTgggtttcctcctgccttcagtctttcttggGAGCACCCAGTGGGTCGTTGGGAGAAGAACTTTCAGGCTGGCCTGAAGCATCCATCCTTgtgactgtagctccccagggcccctgcactCATGCAAGCCTATCCTTGCCCTTGAGCAATCAGTTAAGGCTTTCAGCTGAACTCGCACCCCCTGCAGCAGCCTCAGCTCCCTCCTGCGCTCTGCACAGGGTGGTCTCCAGGGCTCTCCTTGGAGGAACCTGACCTCCCTGAGAATTCAGGCCCATCTGGTGGCCCCCGCTTCAGCTCTTTCAGGGGTTCAAGGAAATTTATGCTTTTGTAAGTTTTCTGGCTTTTTCTTATTGTCAGGGGGAGTTAACACTCTCTCCAGCTTCCTGTGTCCTAAGCAGCCCCTCCTTCTTCATAGGGTCAGGAGCAGCAGTTTTAGAACTGATTATCTCCTTCTTTAAAAAGACTCCAGAGAATGTAGGCCTCTCTGGAAGGAAGTGAGCGCTCACTCTGGATGGGAACAGAGTCTCAGGGGAGACCAAGAACTCTTGTCACCAGGGGAAGtgaaggaagtgaagtcgctcagttgtgtcagactctttgcgaccccatggactgtagcctatcaggctcctccgtccatgggattttccaggcaagagggctggagtggattgccatttccttctccaggggactttcccgacccaggaatcgaacccgggtctcccgcattgcaggcaaacggtCACCAGGGGAGGAACTGGTAAACTCCAGTTCCCCTTCAATTTTCCAGGCACAGAGCGTAGGGACCACTCCTGACCCCATCTCTTCCTCTCGAGGTACCCACTGTAACACTTGGCACACGGCACTGTCCTTGTCCTGGTGGTCTGCTGGTCAGCCTCCCCACAGCATTCTGAGAAAGGCCAGTGTCCTGATCACCTCTGGATGTCCGGTGTCCATTAATGACATTAAGGGCAGAGGGATCTGGGGTCAGTGGCTCTATACGCATCCTAGATACCCCTCATCTCTGCCTACCTAGGAACCTCTGTCAACCCCATCGTTGAGTGTGGCctcctagatggctcagtggtaaggaatccacctactaattcaggagacacaggagacacgagtttgatccctgggtggggaagatcccctggaggaggaactggcaacccactccagtattcttgcttgggaaaccctatggacagagaggcctggtgggctttagtccaggtggttgcaaagaattggatacaactgagcaactaagagaaggcgatggcaccccactccagtactcttgcctggaaaaccccatggatggaggagcctggtaggctgcagtccatggggtcgctaagagtcggacacaattgaacgacttcactttcacttttcactttcctgcattggagaaggaaatggcaacccactccagtgttcttgcctggagaatcccagggacgggggagcctggtgggctgccgtctatggggttgcacagagtcagacacgactgacgtgacttagcagcagcagcagcagcagagcaactaagcattcAAGCATCATTGAGTGAGTGGTAAACTGAGACCCACGGATGGCCCACGGATGGCCCACGAATAGCCCTGGGTTAtacagcccatgctctgtaaGATGGGGACCAATGAGAGCCTCCTGCCAGGTGATACTGTGCTTGATCAGCTAGCCACCCCACTCTGCCCCCCACCAGAAGACAGGTTGGGAGTgtggtggttcagtcgctaagtcgctaagactctgcaacgccatggactgtagcccaccaggctccactgtccatgggatttcccaggcaagaatgctggagtgggttgccatatcctttttccaggggatcttcctgaccccagggattgcactcatgtctcctgcattggcaggtggattctttaccactgagtcaccggggaagcccttcagGTCGGGAGAATGGGGAGGAATTGAAACTTCCAGTTCACAACTCACAGCCCCCCAGGGCTGCAAGGAGTAAAGACAGGGAGTTACATCTGCAGGTAATCTttatttctcatgcttctctgGCCCGAGTGGGGGTTTTGGAGGTTCGACTTGGGGTACATTTTCTCCTGGCTGCTCCCCTGCAGGTCTGGGTCcacctggaggaggggaaggaggtgcCCTTCTGGCCCCTCCAAGCAAAGCCCCAAAAGCTGATCCAACGGAGCCCAGGAGGATGTTGCATGATGTGGAGAGTCCAGCTGCCCCTGTTGGGAGAGAAAAAGGGTGAGCGCAGGAAGGGTGCAGTGGCGAGTGGCTGGGACCCCCTCAGAAggcctgaggcccagagatgccACGTGGATGCCTCCTCTAGGTCCTGAATCCCCCAGGGCTCTGCTTTGGGCAGAGGGAGCTAGAGGTggctggaagagagagagaagggggtgaAGAGAGAGAGTCAGCCACAGACCCCAAGAGCGACAGGTCCCACTGAGGCTGAGAGGGGAGGGGATCTGCCTAGGCCACTCTGGGGTCAGATTTTGGCAGGGCTAGACCCAGAGCccacgcttccctggtggctccgtggtaaagaacctgccaatgcaggagacgtggttcgattcctgggttgggaagatccactggagaaggagatggcaacccactctggcattcttgcctgggaaatcccaaggacagaggagcctggtgggctacagtccatggggcacaaacagccggacacgacttagcaactaaacaacaaaaacaaagacctAGAGCCCAGCCATCACAAACCCTGGGaccctcccttcttctctctcccAGGACCCGCTCACCCCTCCACTCCACTCCTGCCTGCAAGGCTCACCCAGGACTCGGGAGAACAGCGAGGGAGAGACGAAGAACCAGGGACCTTGAGGACCACGAAACTGGAGGGGAGGGACCGGCCCTCCCGCAGGCTTAGCCTCGGGCCGACACTTGTGCTGGTCGGACCCTCCTCGCCTCTGTTCCTCCCGCCCCTCATCCGGCCCAGCCCCTTACCCACGGACTGGAGAGTGGCCACCACGCTGCCGGCGGCAACTCCGCCCCCGTTGGCCACCGCGGCCGCTGACATCATCTTGGCCGCTAAGGAGGAGGCGGCGATTCCAGCCCCCGTGAAGCCCACGGCGCCCAGCACCGCGGGCACCGCCGCCACCGCCAGGgctgcagggagagaggagcttTGGGGTCGGGGGCATGGGCTGAGGGGAGTGGACCCCCCTTTAGGAATCCGTGACAGTTTCTGGGGACTGTCTGCTTGGAGCAGAAGGGAGACAGCCGCTTGGAGAAATGtcccaaggtaaaaaaaaaaaaaaaaaggtatgggaGGGGGGCTGTGGAGCCAGCTAGGGACAGTAGTTTAGGGGAGGCACCTATTTGAGTCTCCAACTTGCAGTGTGGCAACGGGGAAGTCACCACCCCTTCCTGGGCTTCAGgtctgcgtgcgtgtgtgtgtgcgtgtgtgtgtgcgtgtgtgtgtgtcagtgtgggGGTGAAATAAACCAATAAACCACAGCTGGTTTTAGCAGCAAATACCCTTTCAAATGAAACCTTCTCTACATGCTCTTTACATATAAGGACTAGAGAAGCAGCTACGTGGGGGATCGCGGGGTCCTGTTCCTAGGGAGTACCGCTCTTGGTCCCTAGCAGTCACCCCAGCGGCTCCAGGAGTGGAGGGGAACGCCCCCTTTCTAAGGCCTCCCGTCCATCCCCGGACCGGGGCCAGGTGAAGGCCTGGCGACGCAGGGATACAGGGATGCAGGGATGCAGGGATGCAGGGAAGTCACCTCCTCCGATCGCAGCGGCCGCCGCTCGTTcttgagagagaggagagagagttgGTTGAAGTATTGAGGGAAAGAAGCGAGTCCTCTGGCCCTTGGTGGGTTGGGGTCTGGGAGGGCCGCCCCCTGCCCAGGACGTCCCCTGATGGGAAGGAGAAACTCACTTATCATGGCGATGCCCTCTTCGCAGCAGCTGAGCTCAGGAAATGACTAAGATCCAGGAGGTGCTGTGATTGTCCGAGGAACCAATGGGGAAGCGGCCGGCCCCTCGCAGCGTCTCTGCCCCAAttagactctgctgctgctgctgctgctaagtcgcttcagtcgtgtccgactctgtgcgaccccatagatggcagcgcaccaggctcccccgtccctgggattctccaggcaagaacactggagtgggttgccaggaaGCACATTCTGCTCTCCTGCTCGCCCGCCCCCACCCGCTTCCCATCCCTACACCCGGGTCTTACTCGCCCGCCCCCCACCTTCACCCCACTGGTCCTTCTCTTCACCTGCCCCTCTCCTCCGGCCCCCCGCCCGAATGGGATTCTCTCTGGTTTGGTGGCCCCACCAAAGGGTAAAGAACCTGAAAACACCCGAAAGACGCTGCAAGTGGACGGGGGTTCCAAGTGTAACATTTTGCCCCCTGATGACAGACGAGTTGTTTTcggcaaacaaaaacaaaaacaaaaacaaaataaacacacacacacacacacacacacacacacacacacacagaactcaaGGAGAAAATTTAATTCACTTCCAGAGGGAGATACTGGTAGATCTTACTGCTTTTCCTTCCAGTCTGTCTCGCCAAGACCACCCCATCTTCATCGTGTAACCTCACTTCCAAGTTCCAATCACACTTGCATGCTACTTTGCAAATTACTTATTTAATCTACCGTTTATATTTCCCCAAGCtgtttaatgggcttccctggtagctcagctagtaaaaaatctgcctgcaatgcaggagaccccgattcaattcctgggtggggaagatcccctgcagaagggataggctacccactccagtgttcatgggcttcccaggtagttcagaggataaagaatccgcctgcaatgcgggagtcctGAGTtacatccctgggttgcgaagatcccctggaggagggcatagcaacccactccagtatccttgcctggaaaatccccatggacagaggagcctggggtcacaaaaagacacgactgagggactaagcacaagTTGTTTGATATTCTTCAAccggatttttttaaagttatattcattgaggtataatttacacgGAGTAAAACtcaatggggtgggggtggggggtggggggggggagggcagtGTGTTACATGAGACATGCCAGGATTAagatccctgaccaaggatggagcCTGAgattcctgcagtggaagggcggagtcttaaccacgagactgccagggaaacccccaGACTCAACTTTTGAGTGTATATTTTTATGAGTTTGGACAAACCTTtacagttgtgcaaccatcagctCAGATACAGAACGTTTTCATCACCAGTCCCCCTAGTCCCCAGTTCTCTCAGGTCATTTGTAATCAACTTCTCCCTGACCCCGGCCTCTGGCCACTTCTGATGTGTTTTCTGTccctatgcatttttttttttttcagaatttcaaTGTGATTTTTCACTTGTCATCAGACATTCTGTCCTGGGGGTAAACTATAGTTTGATGCATCAGCCCTTCCCTGCACCACGTTTAAGGGTTTAAATTTTTGCTCTATAGCTTATCCTGGCCTGAAGTGCTTATGTCACAGTGCTCAAGTATTGTCTGATAATatactcctggagaaggaattgctgggtcagaaaCTATACATTTCTTGTGGCACTTGATACTTTCTTGTTAGGTTATATTTCAAAAGTATTGCTTCAGCTTATACTCCCTCTAAAAGTATGGGAGGGGATCTATTTTTCTCTACTCTTAACCAACAATTAGCTttgtcattaaaacaaaaaaaaaatcccttttctgatgaaagattaaaaaaaatgatgacattttaatttaaatttctttttttttttttttactgctgatcaggttaaattattttctaaattaattagtTAGTTTAGTTTTGGCTGCTCTGGTCTTCCCTGCtgcctgagggctttctctagttgcaggggacagacttctcattgcaagGGCCTCTcccgttgcagagcacaggctctagggtgtgtgggctcagtggttgtgccatgtgggatcttattgctctgtgccatgtgggatcttccaggatcagggatcaaacccatgtcccctgcattggcaggaggattcttaaccattaaactatcagggaaaccccaggCTAAATTACTTTTCTGTTACTTAGGCTTATGCAGTCTTATTTGTGAATACGGTCTGGTATTCTAGGATGTTTCTTCCCTGGATGTGTTATATTTTTCCCTTACAGATATAGGAATTTATTTATATCTAACTATCTTAATTCTTTCTTATAGATGTTGCAAAGTTTTGTTTCATCATTGTCTTTTTTCAAGGGGGTAGGGGGACTTTTTTAACGTagaaaagtttttaatatttatgagaaTATACTAGTActttaatttgttatttttttatttgtatgtcTAAAAAAAGCTGTTCCTGCTAGCTATCAGATACATCATCACCTGTATTTTGAGGGAGTGGGGGTAGGGGTTCTTCTCTGGCTTCACTTtttaatccatctggaatttaGTTTGTACATATAGGGTGTTTTACATATCTATGTATGTCTTAGCCAATGAGCTCAGATATAAACACCATTTATGAAATTCCAACATCATTTATTAACTCATCttccatttcctctttgatttgaAATTCTAACCTTATATTCAAAATACACATACTTGTGTATAAACCAGTGTACCTGTTTTGGAATATTCTATTCTGTCCTAATGAGGATCTCTTCTGGCAACAATATAATACCATTTTAATGTTTATACATTTAATATTTGATTTCATGTCTGTGACCATTTTCATTTAGGTTTAAAATACTTCTGATTCTTCCTACTTATTAGTTCTTCAGATGAaatttacaaatatcttttttcaatttcagaattttttttttgctgttttgatgGAAATtgagctcatttttaaaataaatattcagggagaaatatttttacaaaagcaattTTTTTATCCAGGAAGATGATAAGTCTTTCTACttattctttttccatattcCTGGGTAAAATTTTGTcattgtatgtgtctgtgtgtgctaacttgattcaattgtgtccgattctttgcgaccctaagaactgtgacctgccaggttcctctgtccatgggattctccaggcaagaatactgcagtgggttgctgtgccctcttccagggatcttccccaccgaggGATCACACTAGTGTCTCTTACTTCTCcacgctggcaggcaggttctttaccactataaggactacatattttaaaataaactttattttcaaagaaaaaattgcaaagatagtacagagagttcaTACATATCCTGCACCCAGTTTTcccttattattaatatattagtaGGATACACTTGTTACAATGAATTAACCAATGTTGGCATGTTATTATCAAAAtcatactttattcagattttcttatttctaaccTAACA
This window of the Budorcas taxicolor isolate Tak-1 chromosome 21, Takin1.1, whole genome shotgun sequence genome carries:
- the LOC128066582 gene encoding LOW QUALITY PROTEIN: interferon alpha-inducible protein 27-like protein 2 (The sequence of the model RefSeq protein was modified relative to this genomic sequence to represent the inferred CDS: deleted 1 base in 1 codon); the protein is MIKRAAAAAIGGALAVAAVPAVLGAVGFTGAGIAASSLAAKMMSAAAVANGGGVAAGSVVATLQSVGAAGLSTSCNILLGSVGSAFGALLGGARRAPPSPLQVDPDLQGSSQEKMYPKSNLQNPHSGQRSMRNKDYLQM